Proteins from a single region of Methanotorris igneus Kol 5:
- a CDS encoding NosD domain-containing protein, producing the protein MKKYTGFVIGVLLLIIFQISYAENSDTYTLTIDSYKIKNIDNNSQLILIDGFNNGNSPGNPMLPYKQYDILLPLNCDLSSVKLEIVETEGCYINKTLNIPPAPPYVANIVNKTIISYGSNKNIKNGYNLDIYSVNKLYPSKPISIVHKGQLREAKLVRVVFTPVQYNPVEKKAYINKKVVFKISYNLLGTSSSTEKGYVMSPQTYKLLNNYNILNKNVLKETTLPNSNTNAIYDYVIVTTNDIVKYSSQLNNNNFVNYLKFKGYNPLIITEDDYGYETGQQRAINIRNWLRNHYLTYGIKYVLLIGNPDPDDPLNSSDSYGDIPMMMCYPRYGAGDDDEDCPTDYFYADLTGNWDSDGNGIYGDPNDTVDFYPEVFVGRIPVYNNDYGALDAILYKIMTYGNTYGDWRKNVMLPMAISNYENEDGYNRTDGRDLPKYLIENSLNQNGFSHYVMYERSGINPVPTTAPYYNAPINKSNVINEWNNGCGIVFWWGHGYHKIVYREIWVEDDGDGVPESNEMSWISFLNSYDTLKLNNDKPAITYQCSCSNGYPEDSDNLGYALLKRGAIATVSASRASWYKPGYWSPNGDPDNAEIGYEFVKRVVDGHPVGEALYLAKSSFRNNLDSCDIMNLMDFNLYGDPSLTINENSNYTPPNYYVINKLPYTIIQSGYYVLNTSCENLNTTAITIDADNVVLDGNGEVLDGYCADTYPTGIIVNGHKNITIKNLTVKEFWDGISLYSSSNNTITNVNASNNNHYGIRLDSSSNNTITNVNVSNNNDCGIFLDSSSNNTISNVNASNNNGSGIYLWDSSNNNTITDVIANNNKEGIRLVSSSNNTIYLNNLINNSENIGLYGSSNNTFHSPKPITYIYNGTNYTNYLGNYYSDYNGADSDKDGIGDTPYTIADGVYDQYPLIKPIENYIEVKYINKLPYKISQSGYYVLNTSCENLNTTAIIIDADNVVLDGNGKVLDGNHTKYTTPGICVEYYGIYIRNHKNITIKNLTVKEFYDGIFLWNSSNNIITNVSANNNNCGISLGSSSNNTITNNNFKNCGLDVYYSFNNTITNNTVNGKLLIYLENKENVVIDSSSNAGQVIAVNCKNITVKDVDLSNTTVGVEFLNVSKSKIINVNASNNNDCGIVLWISSNNTITNVNASNNEDGIVLLDSSDNNIIYLNNLINNSCNIEGWDSSNNILHSPEEITYIYNGNQYTNYLGNYYSDYNGTDNDGDGIGDTPYTKGGVYDQYPLINPVENYIIGNTTHETHEVKYINSLPYTITESGYYVLNTSCENLNTTAITIDADNVVLDGNGKVLDGDNTKYTIPGICVEYYGINITGHKNITIKNLTVKEFYEGIFLWNSSNNIITNVNASNNNDCGIHLGGSSNNNIITTVSANNNGWDGIHLYNSSNNIIYFNNLINNSENIGLWGSSSNNTFHSPKPITYTYNGNQYTNYLGNYYSDYNGNDSDGDGIGDTPYTNNGINDSYPLIKPVENYIIGNTTHETHEVKYINSLPYTINESGYYVLNTSCENLSGTAITIDADNVVLDGNGKVLDGVGKYNGIIVNGHKNVTIKNLTVKEFWRGICLDSSSNNTITNVNVDSNEDGIYLGSSSNNTITNVSASNNDWYGINLWISSNNTITNVNASDNNEYGILLYSSSNNTITDVIANNNIEGIHLDSSSNNNIITDVIANNNNESGIDLWISSNNTITNVSASNNEVGIYLDNSSNNNIIYLNNLINNKNSIMIRDSSNNTFHSPTPITYTYNGNQYTNYLGNYYSDYSGTDSNGDGIGDTPYTIADGVYDQYPLINPVKNYIIGNETTTTYIDLLGNLNYKIINETENATTFEITLTVTNNGNSNSGEFNTTIYINNNPVKTERLSLNAGESKEIKINYTTNSTNDIEIKAVIDTNNEVDEVDENNNIILKTIKFPDVGIAWTYIPTAVKINETKKLWFDLRKEGYGTVEANLTVKLDDKIIHNEKITFDEWYYDYIYKEIPITFNESGTHNITITITPIGTKDRNVADNTKTISVTVKEIKADIKEVYGLPYNNVLQADGEYWIDVYYNVSVPSYYTIKINTTKGIQIIGDSEKTRYTWRYGWTYFKIKAVDISNDENISIEIFDNNNKLLANKTLTGIKITDHPVEIKYSNITCTNSSANLTFMVFNTTKYDVDRHIEYMVMVGEQGRILKGIEYLAEYPHGCIEQTTSPMVASIYVKKYCEQNNISTNIDFDSMVNNGIERLTTGIRKPKVISNNEYAWGLWGSLYPKPIHTGYVLYGLTTANMSGYAVDMKYIENGARYLVHSQNSDGSWNTGYTYYMRDEFSSNALITISLAQTYNLTTNETLKQEIFNATNKSVRYLISQNIDKNNIYDLGFKAWALSEAYNMGINDSEVKDALNQTIKDIGNWINEHNNANVISLFRGTSSYSVYGVASESIAVASIGCQKAKDIIDNDEYITLNNMLINIYSRYGGSGWGSTKSTGLALRALTESGNATNTNNIQITVKVDGNKIDTITVNATNPKFIGKYYNNTLLTSGEHNITFEFSGDSKILCGVLMSQTTPYSIAIKSDGKDYIDPLAEDFNLTITTTKAIVGREFNATFTIINKDTEPIEVGILEIKLPKGMNYTNITKYMDLPYSIKFNSTTNETTLYIYPEIVNASSSLSITIPLNVTEENANDIEAVFYPMYNEETIAPAKATITVTPIRKMNIALPTGWTMDVEEKEDKTIITIK; encoded by the coding sequence ATGAAAAAATACACTGGATTTGTAATAGGAGTGTTGTTACTAATAATATTCCAAATATCATATGCTGAAAATTCTGATACATATACCTTAACTATAGATAGCTATAAAATTAAAAATATAGACAATAATTCACAACTTATATTAATAGATGGATTTAACAATGGGAACTCCCCTGGAAATCCTATGTTGCCATATAAACAGTATGACATACTACTTCCATTAAACTGTGATTTATCAAGTGTAAAATTGGAAATAGTAGAAACTGAAGGATGTTATATTAATAAAACTCTAAATATCCCGCCTGCACCACCATATGTGGCAAACATTGTTAATAAGACCATAATTAGTTATGGAAGTAACAAAAATATAAAGAATGGATACAATTTAGATATATATAGCGTTAATAAACTTTATCCAAGTAAACCTATCTCAATAGTTCACAAAGGTCAGCTTAGAGAAGCTAAATTGGTTAGGGTAGTATTTACACCAGTGCAGTATAATCCAGTAGAGAAGAAAGCTTACATAAACAAAAAAGTTGTTTTTAAAATATCATATAACTTATTAGGCACCAGTTCCTCAACTGAAAAAGGATATGTGATGTCTCCACAGACATATAAACTACTGAATAACTATAATATCCTAAATAAAAATGTACTAAAAGAAACTACATTACCAAATAGCAACACTAATGCCATATATGATTATGTAATTGTAACAACAAATGATATTGTAAAGTACTCAAGTCAATTAAATAACAATAACTTTGTTAATTATTTAAAATTTAAAGGATATAATCCTTTAATTATTACTGAAGATGATTATGGATATGAAACTGGACAGCAAAGAGCCATAAATATTAGAAACTGGCTTAGAAACCACTATCTGACTTACGGAATAAAATATGTGTTACTAATAGGAAACCCAGATCCTGATGACCCCTTGAATAGTTCAGATAGCTATGGAGATATACCAATGATGATGTGTTATCCAAGATATGGTGCTGGGGACGACGATGAAGATTGTCCAACAGATTACTTCTATGCAGATTTAACCGGAAATTGGGATTCTGACGGAAATGGTATATATGGTGATCCTAATGATACTGTAGATTTTTATCCTGAAGTATTTGTTGGTAGGATTCCTGTGTATAATAATGATTATGGGGCATTAGATGCTATATTATATAAAATAATGACTTATGGAAACACTTATGGAGATTGGAGAAAAAATGTAATGTTGCCAATGGCGATTTCAAATTATGAAAATGAAGATGGATATAATAGAACAGATGGTAGGGATTTACCAAAATATTTAATTGAAAATTCACTAAATCAAAATGGATTTTCTCATTACGTAATGTATGAAAGAAGTGGTATAAATCCAGTTCCTACTACTGCTCCATACTACAATGCACCAATAAATAAGTCAAATGTCATTAATGAATGGAACAATGGTTGTGGGATAGTATTTTGGTGGGGACATGGCTATCATAAAATAGTATATAGGGAAATATGGGTTGAAGATGATGGAGATGGTGTACCAGAATCTAATGAGATGAGTTGGATAAGTTTCTTAAACTCTTATGATACTTTAAAGCTAAATAATGATAAACCAGCAATAACCTATCAATGTTCATGTTCAAATGGCTACCCAGAAGACAGTGATAATTTAGGATATGCTTTATTAAAAAGAGGGGCTATTGCTACAGTTTCAGCTTCAAGAGCATCTTGGTATAAACCAGGGTATTGGTCACCCAATGGAGATCCAGACAATGCAGAAATTGGATACGAGTTTGTTAAAAGAGTGGTGGATGGACATCCTGTTGGTGAAGCTTTATATTTAGCAAAAAGTTCTTTTAGAAATAATCTTGATTCATGTGATATAATGAATTTAATGGATTTTAATTTATATGGAGATCCTTCTTTGACTATAAATGAAAATAGCAATTATACTCCACCAAACTATTATGTAATTAATAAGCTTCCTTATACCATAATTCAAAGTGGATATTATGTGTTAAATACTTCCTGTGAAAACCTCAATACAACCGCTATAACCATAGATGCAGATAATGTTGTATTGGATGGGAACGGGGAGGTTTTAGATGGATATTGTGCAGATACCTATCCTACTGGAATCATAGTAAATGGACATAAAAATATCACAATAAAGAATCTAACTGTTAAAGAATTTTGGGATGGAATCTCCCTTTACAGTTCATCAAATAACACAATAACAAATGTAAATGCTTCAAATAATAATCATTATGGAATCCGCCTTGACAGTTCATCAAATAACACAATAACAAATGTAAATGTTTCAAATAATAATGATTGTGGAATCTTCCTTGACAGTTCATCAAATAACACAATATCAAATGTAAATGCTTCGAATAATAATGGTAGTGGAATCTACCTTTGGGATTCATCAAATAATAATACAATAACAGATGTAATTGCTAATAACAATAAAGAGGGAATCCGCCTTGTCAGTTCATCAAATAACACAATCTATCTAAACAACCTAATAAACAACAGTGAAAATATTGGACTTTATGGTTCATCAAACAACACTTTCCATTCACCAAAACCAATAACTTACATATACAACGGAACAAACTACACTAACTACTTAGGGAACTATTACTCAGACTACAATGGAGCTGACTCAGATAAGGATGGAATTGGAGATACTCCATACACAATAGCCGATGGAGTATATGATCAATATCCACTAATAAAACCAATAGAGAATTATATCGAAGTTAAATACATAAATAAATTACCATACAAAATAAGTCAAAGTGGGTATTATGTGTTAAATACTTCCTGTGAAAACCTCAATACAACTGCTATAATCATAGATGCAGATAATGTTGTATTGGATGGAAACGGAAAGGTTTTAGATGGGAATCATACAAAATATACCACCCCTGGAATCTGTGTAGAATATTATGGAATCTATATAAGAAATCATAAAAATATTACAATAAAAAATCTAACTGTTAAAGAATTTTATGATGGAATCTTCCTTTGGAATTCATCAAATAACATAATAACAAATGTAAGTGCTAATAATAATAATTGTGGAATCTCCCTTGGCAGCTCATCAAATAACACAATAACCAACAATAACTTTAAAAATTGTGGGTTAGATGTGTATTATTCATTCAACAACACAATAACAAATAACACAGTTAATGGAAAACTACTGATTTACTTAGAAAATAAGGAAAATGTAGTAATAGATAGTAGTAGCAACGCTGGACAAGTAATTGCAGTAAATTGTAAGAATATAACCGTTAAAGATGTAGATTTAAGTAATACAACCGTTGGAGTAGAATTTTTGAATGTGTCAAAAAGTAAGATAATTAATGTAAATGCTTCAAATAATAATGATTGTGGAATCGTCCTTTGGATTTCATCAAATAACACAATAACAAATGTAAATGCTTCGAATAATGAAGATGGAATCGTCCTTTTGGATTCGTCAGATAATAACATAATATATCTCAACAACTTAATAAACAACAGTTGTAATATTGAAGGTTGGGATTCATCAAATAACATCCTCCACTCCCCAGAGGAAATAACCTACATTTACAACGGAAATCAATACACTAACTACTTAGGAAACTACTATTCAGATTACAACGGAACCGATAACGATGGAGATGGAATTGGAGATACTCCATACACAAAAGGAGGAGTATATGACCAATACCCACTAATAAACCCAGTAGAGAACTACATTATTGGAAATACAACCCATGAAACCCATGAAGTTAAATATATAAACTCTCTACCATACACCATAACTGAAAGTGGCTACTATGTGTTAAATACTTCCTGTGAAAATCTCAATACAACCGCTATAACCATAGATGCTGATAACGTTGTCTTAGATGGGAACGGAAAGGTTTTAGATGGAGATAATACAAAATATACTATCCCTGGAATCTGTGTAGAATATTATGGAATCAATATAACTGGACATAAAAATATTACAATAAAGAATCTAACTGTTAAAGAATTTTATGAAGGAATCTTCCTTTGGAATTCATCAAATAACATAATAACAAATGTAAATGCTTCGAATAATAATGATTGTGGAATCCACCTAGGTGGTTCATCAAATAACAACATAATAACAACAGTAAGTGCTAATAACAATGGTTGGGATGGAATCCACCTTTACAATTCATCAAATAACATAATCTACTTCAACAACTTAATAAACAACAGTGAAAATATTGGACTTTGGGGTTCATCATCAAACAACACCTTCCACTCTCCAAAACCAATAACCTACACTTACAACGGAAATCAATACACAAACTACTTAGGAAACTACTATTCAGATTACAACGGAAATGATTCAGATGGAGATGGAATTGGAGATACTCCATACACAAATAACGGAATAAACGACTCCTATCCATTAATAAAACCAGTAGAGAACTACATTATTGGAAATACAACCCATGAAACCCATGAAGTTAAATACATAAACTCTCTACCATACACCATAAATGAAAGTGGCTACTATGTGTTAAATACTTCCTGTGAAAATCTCTCTGGAACTGCTATAACCATAGATGCAGATAATGTTGTTTTAGATGGGAACGGAAAGGTTTTGGATGGAGTTGGTAAATATAATGGAATCATTGTGAATGGACATAAGAATGTCACAATAAAGAATCTAACTGTTAAGGAGTTTTGGAGAGGAATCTGCCTTGACAGTTCATCAAATAACACAATAACAAATGTAAATGTTGATAGCAATGAGGATGGAATCTACCTTGGCAGTTCATCAAATAACACAATAACAAATGTAAGTGCTTCAAATAATGATTGGTATGGAATCAACCTTTGGATTTCATCAAATAACACAATAACAAATGTAAATGCTTCCGATAATAATGAGTATGGAATTCTACTTTACAGTTCATCAAATAACACAATAACAGATGTAATTGCTAATAACAATATAGAGGGAATCCACCTTGACAGTTCATCAAATAATAATATAATAACAGATGTAATTGCTAATAACAATAATGAATCTGGAATCGACCTTTGGATTTCATCAAATAACACAATAACAAATGTAAGTGCTTCAAACAATGAAGTGGGAATCTACCTCGACAATTCATCAAATAACAACATAATATACCTCAACAACTTAATAAATAACAAAAATAGCATTATGATTAGGGATTCATCAAACAACACCTTCCACTCACCAACACCAATAACCTACACTTACAACGGAAATCAATACACAAACTACTTAGGAAACTACTATTCAGATTACAGTGGAACTGACTCAAATGGAGATGGAATTGGAGATACTCCATACACAATAGCCGATGGAGTATATGACCAATACCCACTAATAAACCCAGTAAAGAACTACATCATTGGAAATGAAACAACAACCACATACATCGACTTATTAGGAAACCTAAATTATAAAATCATAAATGAAACAGAAAATGCCACAACCTTCGAAATAACATTAACAGTAACAAACAACGGAAACTCAAATAGTGGAGAATTTAATACAACAATCTACATAAACAACAATCCAGTAAAAACCGAAAGATTATCATTAAATGCAGGAGAATCAAAAGAAATTAAAATCAACTATACAACAAATTCAACAAACGACATTGAAATAAAAGCAGTTATTGATACAAATAACGAAGTTGATGAAGTTGATGAAAATAATAACATTATCCTAAAAACCATAAAATTCCCAGATGTTGGAATTGCATGGACATACATACCAACAGCAGTAAAAATAAATGAAACCAAAAAATTATGGTTTGATTTAAGAAAAGAGGGCTATGGAACTGTTGAAGCAAACTTAACAGTAAAATTAGACGATAAAATAATACACAACGAGAAAATAACATTTGATGAATGGTATTATGATTACATATATAAAGAAATTCCAATAACTTTCAACGAATCAGGAACCCACAACATTACAATAACCATAACTCCAATAGGTACAAAAGACAGAAATGTGGCGGATAACACAAAAACCATAAGTGTTACAGTAAAAGAGATAAAAGCAGACATTAAAGAAGTTTATGGATTGCCATACAACAATGTCTTACAGGCAGATGGAGAGTACTGGATAGATGTTTACTACAATGTCTCAGTTCCAAGTTACTACACAATTAAAATAAACACAACGAAAGGTATCCAAATAATTGGAGATTCTGAAAAAACAAGATACACTTGGAGATATGGATGGACATACTTCAAAATAAAAGCAGTTGATATTTCAAATGATGAAAATATATCAATAGAGATATTTGACAATAACAACAAATTATTGGCAAATAAAACACTAACCGGAATAAAAATAACTGACCATCCAGTTGAAATTAAGTATTCGAACATCACTTGCACAAATTCATCAGCGAATTTAACATTTATGGTATTTAATACAACAAAATACGATGTCGATAGACATATTGAATATATGGTAATGGTTGGAGAACAAGGAAGAATTCTAAAAGGAATTGAATACCTCGCTGAATATCCACACGGATGTATTGAGCAAACAACATCACCAATGGTTGCATCTATCTATGTTAAAAAATACTGTGAGCAAAACAATATTTCAACAAATATTGACTTTGATTCTATGGTAAATAATGGGATTGAAAGATTAACAACCGGAATCAGAAAACCAAAAGTAATCTCAAATAATGAATACGCCTGGGGACTTTGGGGATCATTATATCCAAAACCAATCCACACTGGATATGTATTATACGGATTAACTACTGCAAATATGAGTGGTTATGCTGTAGATATGAAATATATTGAAAATGGAGCAAGATATTTAGTACATTCACAAAATAGCGATGGAAGCTGGAACACTGGATATACATATTACATGAGGGATGAATTCTCAAGCAATGCATTAATTACAATAAGTTTGGCACAAACATACAACTTAACAACAAATGAAACACTGAAACAAGAAATCTTCAATGCAACAAACAAATCAGTAAGATACCTGATCAGTCAAAACATAGATAAAAATAACATCTACGACTTAGGATTCAAAGCATGGGCATTATCAGAAGCATACAATATGGGAATTAATGACTCAGAAGTTAAAGATGCATTAAACCAAACAATTAAAGATATTGGAAACTGGATAAATGAACACAATAATGCAAATGTCATCTCATTATTCAGAGGAACTTCAAGTTACAGCGTATATGGAGTTGCATCAGAGAGTATTGCTGTAGCCTCAATTGGATGTCAAAAAGCAAAAGATATTATAGATAACGATGAATACATAACCCTAAACAACATGCTAATAAACATATACAGCAGATATGGCGGTTCTGGATGGGGTTCAACAAAATCCACTGGCTTAGCATTAAGGGCATTAACTGAATCAGGAAATGCAACAAACACCAACAACATCCAAATAACTGTAAAAGTTGATGGAAATAAAATAGATACAATAACTGTAAATGCAACAAATCCAAAATTCATAGGAAAATACTACAACAACACACTATTAACAAGTGGAGAACACAATATAACATTTGAATTTAGTGGAGACTCCAAAATATTATGTGGAGTTCTAATGTCACAAACAACACCATATTCAATAGCAATAAAAAGTGATGGTAAGGATTATATCGACCCATTAGCAGAAGATTTCAACTTAACAATAACAACAACAAAAGCCATTGTTGGTAGGGAATTTAATGCAACATTTACCATAATTAACAAAGATACTGAACCTATTGAAGTAGGAATTTTAGAAATAAAATTACCGAAAGGAATGAACTATACAAACATAACAAAATACATGGATCTACCATACAGCATTAAATTCAACTCAACAACAAATGAAACGACACTATACATTTATCCTGAAATAGTAAATGCATCAAGCAGTTTATCAATAACAATTCCATTAAATGTAACAGAAGAAAATGCAAATGATATTGAAGCCGTATTCTATCCGATGTACAATGAAGAAACAATAGCTCCAGCAAAAGCAACAATAACCGTAACTCCAATAAGAAAAATGAATATAGCACTTCCAACAGGATGGACAATGGATGTTGAAGAAAAAGAAGATAAAACAATAATTACCATTAAATAA
- a CDS encoding acylphosphatase, with amino-acid sequence MPTTYELKIYGKVQHVGFRDRVENIGRGLGIDGVVYNHKDGTVRILANFDDEEIKELFKKNIKVLEKKDKLIKIEKIEEKELNAYIEFPDGINRISADDLIELNKKLDEGVKYIKLIFGEMEKMNEKLDKIVELLEKKL; translated from the coding sequence ATGCCAACAACCTACGAGCTAAAAATATATGGCAAAGTTCAACATGTTGGATTTAGAGATAGGGTTGAAAATATTGGACGGGGTTTGGGGATTGATGGGGTAGTTTATAATCATAAGGATGGAACTGTTAGAATATTGGCTAACTTTGATGATGAAGAAATTAAAGAGTTGTTTAAAAAGAATATTAAGGTACTGGAAAAGAAGGATAAATTAATTAAGATTGAGAAAATAGAGGAAAAAGAATTAAATGCATATATTGAGTTTCCAGATGGGATTAATAGGATTTCAGCAGATGACTTAATTGAATTAAATAAGAAGTTGGATGAAGGGGTTAAATATATAAAACTGATTTTTGGAGAAATGGAAAAAATGAATGAAAAATTAGATAAAATCGTAGAATTATTAGAGAAAAAACTTTAA
- the hisC gene encoding histidinol-phosphate transaminase, translating to MIEDKIRDIVKQFKPYVPGKSKEEIARKYGIKPEEIIKLGSNENPWGPSPKIKEEILKEIPKLHQYPEPVSPELLEELSKFLDVPKENIIVGGDGADEVIDTIMRTFIDKGDNVVIPIPTFTQYAISAKIYGAEIRYAKFDKEKDFQLDVESVLNNIDERTKVIFLCTPNNPTGNVIDKKDIEKIINSTDALVVIDHAYIEYAKKEYDLTKWALKYDNVLVLRTFSKVFGLAGQRIGYGITNEKIVNYMMRVKPIFSLTRLSQICAITALRDKEFFEKCVKDGIKSREMLYEGLKKFKDLKVYPSEANYVLVELKTMTSKEFCEELLKRGVIVRDCSSFDGLGDNYVRISIGTFEENERFLKILEEIVE from the coding sequence TTGATTGAGGACAAAATAAGGGATATAGTTAAACAATTCAAGCCCTACGTCCCAGGAAAATCAAAGGAAGAAATTGCAAGGAAATACGGAATAAAACCAGAAGAAATTATTAAATTGGGTTCAAATGAAAATCCTTGGGGTCCTTCACCAAAAATTAAGGAAGAAATATTGAAGGAAATTCCAAAACTCCATCAATATCCAGAACCCGTTAGCCCAGAGTTGTTAGAGGAGTTGAGTAAATTCTTAGATGTGCCAAAAGAGAACATCATCGTTGGTGGAGATGGAGCAGATGAGGTAATCGACACAATAATGAGGACTTTTATTGACAAGGGAGATAATGTTGTCATCCCAATCCCAACATTTACACAATATGCCATATCGGCAAAGATTTATGGGGCAGAAATAAGATATGCAAAATTTGATAAAGAAAAGGACTTTCAATTGGATGTTGAGAGTGTCCTAAATAATATAGATGAAAGAACAAAAGTTATCTTTCTTTGCACACCAAACAATCCAACAGGAAACGTTATTGACAAAAAGGACATTGAAAAAATTATAAACTCAACTGATGCTCTTGTTGTTATAGACCATGCATATATAGAATATGCGAAGAAAGAGTATGATTTAACAAAATGGGCATTAAAATACGATAACGTCTTAGTTTTGAGAACATTTTCGAAGGTATTTGGTTTAGCAGGGCAGAGAATTGGTTATGGTATAACAAATGAGAAAATAGTTAATTACATGATGAGGGTTAAGCCAATATTTAGCTTAACAAGATTAAGCCAGATTTGTGCAATAACTGCCTTAAGAGATAAAGAGTTTTTTGAAAAATGTGTAAAAGATGGAATAAAAAGTAGGGAAATGCTCTATGAGGGGTTGAAGAAATTTAAGGACTTAAAGGTCTATCCATCTGAAGCAAATTATGTACTTGTTGAACTTAAAACAATGACATCAAAAGAGTTCTGCGAAGAACTCTTAAAAAGAGGAGTTATTGTCAGAGATTGTTCATCCTTTGATGGTTTGGGAGATAATTATGTTAGAATTTCAATTGGAACATTTGAAGAGAATGAGAGGTTCTTAAAAATATTAGAAGAAATTGTTGAATAA
- a CDS encoding DUF2100 domain-containing protein, with protein sequence MIAKRVEDSKNLIIKAISTISEIERMGKPSADSKTISYKDAKAGKINVDEFKKAIYALIEADEFLYKKAPLHELNEEEAKEFCRLILKAERHLNNVLKDFGFEFEEKEIDKNALYIVSNKKLFRKLKDKNPDLNVICTEGMLDIEDMKTINPNIPEKALEGIKKKIEITKNNIAKRIEKTKPSKVVVVVEDKADELIYNRAKELYNADKIDVNELLE encoded by the coding sequence ATGATAGCCAAAAGGGTGGAAGATTCAAAAAATTTAATTATAAAGGCAATATCCACAATATCAGAAATAGAGAGAATGGGAAAGCCATCCGCAGATAGCAAAACAATATCCTACAAAGATGCAAAAGCTGGGAAAATAAATGTCGATGAGTTCAAAAAGGCAATCTATGCATTGATTGAGGCAGATGAGTTCTTATACAAAAAGGCCCCATTGCATGAACTTAATGAGGAAGAGGCAAAAGAATTTTGTAGGTTAATTTTAAAGGCAGAAAGGCATTTGAACAATGTTTTAAAGGACTTTGGATTTGAATTTGAAGAGAAGGAAATTGACAAAAATGCATTATACATTGTATCAAATAAAAAATTGTTTAGAAAGTTGAAGGATAAGAATCCAGATTTAAATGTTATCTGCACAGAAGGTATGTTGGATATAGAGGACATGAAAACAATAAATCCAAACATTCCAGAGAAAGCATTGGAAGGAATTAAGAAGAAAATAGAAATAACAAAAAACAATATTGCAAAGAGAATTGAAAAAACGAAACCTTCAAAAGTTGTAGTAGTTGTTGAGGATAAGGCAGATGAGCTCATTTACAACAGAGCAAAAGAACTTTATAATGCTGATAAGATTGATGTTAATGAACTCCTGGAGTAA